One Longimicrobium terrae DNA segment encodes these proteins:
- a CDS encoding phage baseplate protein: MTPLSARALLGAWEAGAAQHPLDRALTVLLAAGTAESRAELAALPLAERDARLLGLRAEMVGPDLSAFTTCGQCGERLEFSLDTAVLAASRGAALGEHEARAEGWRVRFRLPDSRDAALAARTRGVDEARRLLAERCLLEIDGPDGPAEADDLPEPVRAAVGEAMAAAAPTAEVDLELACPACGAEWRSVLDVPGFFWTELAARARRLLGEVHTLARAYHWSENEILSMTPRRRRAYLDLVEG, translated from the coding sequence GTGACGCCGCTTTCCGCGCGGGCGCTGCTGGGGGCGTGGGAGGCGGGTGCCGCGCAGCACCCGCTGGACCGCGCCCTCACCGTGCTGCTGGCCGCGGGGACCGCGGAGTCCCGGGCAGAGCTCGCCGCCCTGCCGCTGGCCGAGCGCGACGCGCGGCTGCTGGGGCTGCGGGCGGAGATGGTGGGTCCGGATCTGTCGGCGTTCACCACCTGCGGCCAGTGCGGGGAGCGGCTGGAGTTTTCGCTGGATACGGCGGTGCTGGCCGCTTCGCGCGGTGCCGCGCTGGGCGAGCACGAGGCCCGGGCGGAGGGGTGGCGGGTGCGGTTTCGCCTTCCCGACAGCCGGGACGCGGCGTTGGCGGCCCGGACGCGCGGCGTGGACGAGGCACGCCGGCTGCTGGCCGAGCGGTGCCTGCTTGAGATCGACGGTCCCGACGGCCCGGCGGAGGCGGACGACCTGCCGGAGCCGGTACGGGCGGCGGTGGGCGAAGCGATGGCGGCCGCGGCGCCCACGGCCGAGGTGGACCTGGAGCTGGCGTGCCCCGCGTGCGGGGCCGAGTGGCGCTCGGTGCTGGACGTGCCCGGCTTTTTCTGGACGGAGCTGGCGGCGCGCGCGCGGCGATTGTTGGGCGAGGTGCACACGCTGGCCCGCGCGTACCACTGGAGCGAGAACGAGATCCTGTCGATGACGCCGCGGCGGCGGCGGGCGTACCTGGACCTGGTGGAAGGATGA
- a CDS encoding DUF4157 domain-containing protein, whose amino-acid sequence MSAMTGSRPSSSPMLRRSATGSRCACGGAIGADGMCDQCRQRALQRRAAAAGPATAPPIVHDVLRGAGRPLDPAVRARMEPSFGHSFARVRVHDDARAAESARAVDAHAYTVGDQIVFGSGRFAPETRHGTGLLAHELAHVVQQRGTAGAAPQRLAMDHGPADAWEGEAARAADRVMEGRPVGALSAAPGAVRRAMICSKRLEAPVAGWFANHAYIDDTGRNDCLGSGMPGNYAVQTLTSGNFYTGCAAKTSTSTDPQSFTPNRKPCTPKPGVTDVSACLAAAYAAYNSPGLYSNPNGPNSNTFAYTLASACCADASDSGLGWVPGWGKPPAPPCPAPRPETPSQYIGYGETVGPDGIVRVGLGGAKW is encoded by the coding sequence ATGAGCGCGATGACCGGGAGCCGTCCCTCTTCCTCCCCCATGCTGCGGCGCTCCGCCACGGGGTCGCGCTGTGCGTGCGGAGGCGCCATCGGCGCGGACGGCATGTGTGACCAGTGCCGCCAGCGCGCACTGCAGCGGCGGGCCGCCGCGGCCGGTCCCGCGACGGCGCCGCCCATCGTCCACGACGTGCTGCGCGGCGCGGGCCGCCCGCTGGACCCGGCGGTGCGCGCCCGCATGGAGCCCAGCTTCGGCCACTCGTTCGCCCGCGTGCGCGTGCACGACGACGCCCGCGCCGCGGAGTCCGCCCGCGCGGTGGACGCGCACGCCTACACGGTGGGCGACCAGATCGTGTTCGGCTCCGGGCGGTTCGCGCCGGAAACGCGACACGGCACGGGGCTGCTTGCGCACGAGCTGGCCCACGTGGTTCAGCAGCGGGGCACGGCGGGCGCGGCGCCGCAGCGGCTGGCGATGGATCACGGCCCCGCGGACGCGTGGGAGGGCGAGGCCGCCCGCGCCGCCGACCGCGTCATGGAAGGGCGCCCGGTGGGGGCGCTTTCCGCGGCGCCCGGCGCCGTGCGCCGCGCCATGATCTGCTCCAAGCGGCTGGAAGCGCCGGTCGCGGGATGGTTCGCCAACCACGCCTACATCGACGACACCGGGCGCAACGACTGCCTGGGCAGCGGCATGCCCGGCAACTACGCCGTCCAGACCCTCACCAGCGGCAACTTCTACACGGGATGCGCCGCCAAGACCAGCACGTCCACCGATCCGCAGAGCTTTACCCCCAACCGCAAGCCGTGCACGCCCAAGCCCGGGGTGACGGACGTGTCGGCCTGCCTGGCCGCGGCGTACGCGGCGTACAACAGCCCCGGCCTGTACTCCAATCCCAACGGGCCCAACAGCAACACCTTTGCGTACACCCTGGCCTCCGCCTGCTGCGCCGACGCCAGCGACAGCGGACTGGGATGGGTGCCGGGATGGGGCAAACCGCCCGCCCCGCCCTGCCCCGCGCCCCGGCCGGAGACGCCCTCGCAGTACATCGGCTACGGCGAAACCGTGGGGCCGGACGGCATCGTGCGCGTGGGGCTGGGAGGCGCCAAGTGGTGA
- a CDS encoding DUF4255 domain-containing protein: MSNYLAIAAATAALRALLEDVVAGVVAGSEATVARPGDTPDMTPAVGANVFLYGITPNAAWRNADLPARRAGGDVAQRPAAALDLHYLISFYGDDRLLETHRMLGAVVRTLHARPVLPRELLRQVAQSTASLNAADLSEAPEPVRLTPVLLNLEELSKLWSVLFQVPYALSVAYQASVVTLEAEETPAPRLPVAARGIHVVQFGEPVVESVEPETGARNPILPDSVLVITGQRLRGDRTRVRIAGQEVEAAHARSGEIRVPLSSLPPGTLRAGIQPLQVVHERMMGTPPRPHRGGESNVAPFVLRPVIARTAEDAPDVKVLPADGDGPRRIRVRVTPFVGASQRAVLLLNGSADPEGRSFALPLPRRDADGDTLEWPVGDVPAGTYLARVQVDGAESPLERGPGNGFTGPEVTL; the protein is encoded by the coding sequence ATGAGCAACTACCTGGCGATCGCCGCCGCCACAGCCGCCCTGCGCGCCCTGCTGGAGGACGTGGTGGCCGGCGTGGTGGCCGGTTCCGAGGCCACCGTCGCGCGCCCCGGCGACACGCCCGACATGACCCCGGCCGTGGGCGCCAACGTCTTTCTGTACGGCATCACGCCGAACGCGGCGTGGCGCAACGCGGACCTTCCCGCGCGGCGGGCGGGCGGCGACGTGGCGCAGCGCCCGGCGGCCGCGCTGGACCTGCACTACCTGATCTCCTTCTACGGCGACGACCGCCTGCTGGAAACGCACCGCATGCTGGGCGCCGTCGTCCGGACGCTGCACGCGCGCCCCGTGCTGCCCCGCGAACTGCTGCGCCAGGTGGCCCAGTCCACCGCGTCGCTGAACGCCGCGGATCTGTCTGAAGCGCCGGAGCCCGTGCGGCTTACGCCGGTGCTGCTGAACCTGGAGGAGCTTTCCAAGCTGTGGTCGGTGCTGTTCCAGGTGCCGTACGCGCTGTCGGTGGCGTACCAGGCATCGGTGGTGACTCTGGAGGCGGAGGAAACGCCCGCGCCGCGGCTTCCCGTGGCGGCTCGCGGCATTCACGTAGTGCAGTTCGGCGAGCCGGTGGTGGAATCCGTAGAACCGGAGACGGGCGCGCGTAATCCCATTCTGCCGGACAGCGTGCTCGTCATCACGGGGCAGCGGCTGCGCGGCGACCGCACCCGCGTCCGCATCGCCGGGCAGGAGGTGGAGGCCGCGCACGCCAGGTCGGGCGAGATCCGCGTCCCGCTGTCCAGCCTGCCGCCGGGTACCCTCCGCGCCGGCATCCAGCCGCTGCAGGTGGTGCACGAGCGGATGATGGGCACGCCGCCGCGTCCGCATCGTGGCGGGGAAAGCAACGTCGCGCCGTTCGTTCTGCGCCCCGTGATCGCGCGGACCGCGGAGGATGCGCCCGACGTGAAGGTGCTCCCCGCGGACGGGGACGGGCCGCGGCGTATCCGCGTCCGCGTGACGCCATTCGTTGGCGCGTCCCAACGGGCCGTCCTCCTGCTGAACGGCTCGGCGGACCCGGAAGGGCGCTCCTTTGCCCTTCCCCTCCCCCGCCGCGACGCGGACGGCGACACGCTGGAGTGGCCGGTGGGCGACGTGCCCGCGGGAACGTACCTCGCGCGCGTGCAGGTGGATGGCGCGGAAAGCCCGCTGGAGCGCGGCCCGGGGAACGGGTTCACCGGCCCGGAGGTGACGCTGTGA
- a CDS encoding AAA family ATPase produces MSDWTAANQAHLMAAVARVQTLLERHLSGEGNPVPAAPETAMEPPPALERLCAAFGLSAFERDVLVMCAGMELSSGLAAAVALSGRPAPTLGLALAALPDAFWSALAPAAPLRYWRLVELSAADALTTAPLRVDERVLHYLAGVGGVDERLMSIVEPAAAPGALPRSHQDAADAVTRAWSVPAPLPALLCLCGDERAGKRAVAATACEQMGLRLHVARAADLPAAAAEREATARLWEREAVLGGCALLVEVEDGDGPEVARALAAFAERVRAPLLVSAREPVRTATRTPVRLDVDRPPPVEQRALWHDALGPAAARLNGALDGLVAQFHLGAREIRLAGAQALAEGGESGLGGRLWEACRAQARPRLDDLAERIRGDAGWDDLVLPDDQARTLRDVVTHVRHRTRVYEQWGFGRPGARGLGISALFAGPSGTGKTLTAEVVANELGLDLYRIDLSQVVSKYIGETEKNLRRVFDAAEEGGAVLLFDEADALFGKRSEVKDSHDRYANIEVSYLLQRMEAYRGLAVLTTNLKASIDTAFLRRIRFVVNFPFPDAVQRAGIWRRAFPPATPTDGLDAARLARLNVAGGNIRNIALGAAFLAAGADRPVRMEDVLRAARGEYEKLERAINPGEIGGWGNGSA; encoded by the coding sequence GTGAGCGACTGGACCGCCGCCAACCAGGCGCACCTGATGGCCGCCGTCGCGCGGGTGCAGACGCTGCTGGAGCGGCACCTGTCCGGCGAAGGCAATCCCGTTCCCGCCGCGCCGGAAACGGCGATGGAGCCGCCGCCCGCGCTGGAGCGGCTGTGCGCGGCGTTCGGCCTGTCCGCATTCGAGCGCGACGTGCTGGTGATGTGCGCGGGGATGGAGCTCAGCTCCGGGCTGGCCGCGGCCGTCGCTCTCTCCGGCCGCCCCGCGCCGACCCTGGGGCTGGCGCTGGCGGCCTTGCCCGACGCGTTCTGGAGCGCGCTGGCCCCCGCCGCGCCGCTGCGCTACTGGCGGCTGGTGGAGCTTTCCGCCGCGGATGCGCTGACCACCGCGCCGCTGCGGGTGGACGAGCGGGTGCTGCACTACCTGGCCGGCGTGGGCGGGGTGGATGAACGGCTGATGTCCATCGTGGAGCCAGCCGCCGCGCCCGGTGCCCTGCCCCGCTCGCACCAGGACGCGGCGGATGCCGTGACCCGCGCGTGGAGCGTTCCGGCTCCCCTCCCCGCCCTGCTGTGCCTGTGCGGCGACGAGCGCGCGGGCAAGCGGGCGGTGGCGGCAACCGCGTGCGAGCAGATGGGGCTGCGGCTGCACGTGGCGCGCGCCGCGGACCTCCCCGCCGCCGCCGCGGAGCGCGAGGCGACCGCCCGGCTGTGGGAGCGCGAAGCCGTGCTGGGCGGATGCGCGCTGCTGGTGGAGGTGGAGGACGGCGACGGGCCGGAGGTCGCGCGAGCTCTGGCGGCCTTCGCGGAGCGGGTGCGCGCGCCGCTGCTGGTGTCCGCGCGCGAGCCCGTGCGTACCGCCACACGCACCCCGGTGCGGCTGGATGTGGATCGCCCGCCGCCCGTGGAGCAGCGCGCGCTGTGGCACGACGCGCTGGGCCCCGCCGCGGCCCGCCTGAACGGCGCGCTGGACGGCCTGGTCGCCCAGTTCCACCTGGGCGCGCGGGAGATCCGGCTGGCGGGAGCGCAGGCGCTGGCGGAGGGGGGCGAGTCCGGGCTGGGCGGCCGGCTGTGGGAGGCGTGCCGCGCGCAGGCCCGCCCGCGGCTGGACGACCTGGCGGAGCGCATTCGCGGCGACGCTGGGTGGGACGACCTGGTGCTGCCGGACGACCAGGCCCGCACCCTTCGCGACGTGGTGACGCACGTTCGCCATCGCACCCGCGTGTACGAGCAATGGGGCTTCGGGCGGCCGGGCGCTCGGGGGCTGGGGATCAGCGCGCTGTTCGCCGGGCCCAGCGGCACCGGCAAGACGCTGACGGCGGAGGTGGTGGCCAACGAGCTGGGGCTGGACCTGTACCGCATCGACCTCAGCCAGGTCGTCAGCAAGTACATCGGCGAAACGGAAAAGAACCTGCGCCGCGTGTTCGACGCCGCCGAGGAAGGCGGCGCGGTGCTGCTGTTTGACGAGGCGGACGCGCTGTTCGGCAAGCGCAGCGAGGTAAAGGACTCGCACGACCGCTACGCCAATATCGAAGTCAGTTACCTGCTGCAGCGGATGGAGGCGTACCGCGGGCTGGCGGTGCTGACCACCAACCTCAAGGCATCCATCGACACGGCGTTTCTGCGCCGCATCCGCTTCGTGGTGAACTTTCCCTTTCCCGACGCCGTGCAGCGCGCGGGAATCTGGCGGCGCGCCTTTCCGCCGGCCACGCCCACGGACGGGCTGGATGCGGCGCGGCTGGCGCGGCTGAACGTGGCCGGCGGCAACATCCGCAACATCGCGCTGGGCGCCGCCTTTCTGGCCGCCGGCGCAGACCGTCCCGTGCGGATGGAAGACGTCCTCCGCGCCGCCCGCGGCGAATACGAGAAGCTGGAGCGCGCGATCAACCCGGGCGAGATCGGGGGCTGGGGGAACGGCAGTGCGTGA
- a CDS encoding phage tail protein, which translates to MAQFSVNAQRFDPYKNFKFRVRWDGRYVAGVSKVGALKRSTEVVKHREGGDPSSSRKSPGRTEYDAITLERGVTHDPEFERWANKVWNYGSGLGAEVSLKDFRKDVIIELYNEAGQLAIAYKVFRCWVSEFTAQPDLDANANAVAIQTIKLENEGWERDYDVVEPAEPSFAEPA; encoded by the coding sequence ATGGCACAGTTCAGCGTAAACGCCCAGCGCTTCGATCCCTACAAGAACTTCAAGTTCCGCGTGCGCTGGGACGGCCGCTACGTGGCCGGCGTAAGCAAGGTGGGCGCGCTCAAGCGCAGCACCGAGGTGGTGAAGCACCGCGAAGGCGGCGACCCCAGCAGCAGCCGCAAGAGCCCGGGGCGCACGGAGTACGACGCCATCACTCTGGAGCGCGGGGTGACGCACGACCCGGAGTTCGAGCGCTGGGCCAACAAGGTGTGGAACTACGGCTCCGGCCTGGGCGCGGAGGTCTCGCTCAAGGACTTTCGCAAGGACGTCATCATCGAGCTGTACAACGAGGCGGGGCAGCTGGCCATTGCCTACAAGGTGTTCCGCTGCTGGGTGAGCGAGTTCACGGCCCAGCCGGACCTGGACGCCAACGCCAACGCCGTGGCCATCCAGACGATCAAGCTGGAAAACGAAGGCTGGGAGCGCGACTACGACGTCGTGGAGCCCGCTGAGCCTTCGTTCGCCGAGCCGGCCTGA